In a single window of the Bradyrhizobium erythrophlei genome:
- a CDS encoding EAL domain-containing protein: MKANRVSLPDLRLPVLGSPIRWLVLSGGLLIAAIAIGTAVMVGNFRERSLNSSERELANAVLLLARHFDQQIEDFTVIQIDVVAQIRLAGISSPDIFRERMATLEWHEMLRSRVGGYSDVAGINVFDSEGVLINSSESWPAPKVNVSDRAYFNALKSGTAATPVLVELVQSRFTRAWATIIARKVSGPHGEFLGLLTRGITPATFEKYFASVALGESTAISMYHRDGTLLARYPHVDDMIGRNFGTGMVHQKILSKTDHGTLRLTSPIDGLERLAAARALGKFPISIIATTTVAAALADWQQQTRFLIGVAALSVLIIVAMLFLIVRKLLQQHRFEKQRLDTALNNMTQGLLLFDSSQRLVVCNQRYVEMFGVSTDVVKPGCTIYQLLYHRKAIGSFKGDVEEYCGTLVRKMAQGEVFQAILESPDGCSIQVLYRPLPDGGWVATLEDITERRNTEERIRHLAHYDALTDLPNRVLFHERLKHELARIRQGEQLAVLYIDIDEFKSVNDTLGHLIGDELLRSVAVSLVNCITASDFVVRLGGDEFAIVLTAVKSRQDVADLVTQIYRAIREPYECLGHQVTTDASIGVALAPQHGGELDQLLKNADLAMYAAKAAGRRTYRFFEPEMDARVKARRELEMDLRQALADGGLEVHYQPCVSLRDNKITGCEALLRWRHPERGMIPPSEFIPVAEETGLINQLGEWVLTTACVEAATWPDDIKVAVNVSPVQFKHDTFALKVVAALATSGLSASRLELEITEAVLIRDDETALAILHQLRAAGIRIALDDFGTGYSSLSYLQRFPFDKIKIDRCFVDGIVESSSIVRAVVNIAAARNITTTAEGVETEAQRDLLRTLGCTEMQGYLFSPARPAADLMRMFFPRRGRPAAVQAGPREPVSMAQARRFPV; the protein is encoded by the coding sequence ATGAAGGCTAACCGAGTTTCCTTGCCCGATCTTAGACTGCCGGTTCTGGGAAGTCCGATCCGCTGGCTTGTGCTTAGTGGTGGGCTGCTGATCGCCGCGATCGCGATCGGGACCGCCGTCATGGTGGGCAATTTCCGCGAGCGGTCGCTGAATAGCAGCGAGCGCGAGTTGGCAAATGCGGTGCTGCTGCTGGCGCGCCATTTCGATCAGCAAATCGAGGATTTCACGGTCATTCAAATTGACGTGGTCGCGCAAATCAGGCTGGCCGGAATTAGCTCACCCGATATTTTCAGGGAGCGGATGGCCACTCTTGAATGGCACGAAATGCTAAGAAGCAGAGTCGGAGGATACTCCGACGTCGCCGGCATAAATGTGTTCGATTCGGAGGGAGTGCTGATCAATTCGTCCGAAAGCTGGCCGGCTCCGAAGGTCAACGTTTCCGATCGAGCCTACTTCAACGCCCTCAAATCGGGAACGGCGGCCACGCCGGTTCTGGTCGAACTGGTGCAGAGCCGTTTCACCCGGGCCTGGGCCACCATCATCGCCCGTAAGGTGAGCGGCCCGCACGGAGAGTTTCTGGGGCTGCTCACAAGGGGCATTACGCCGGCAACCTTCGAAAAATACTTCGCGAGCGTGGCTCTCGGGGAGAGTACCGCCATTTCCATGTACCATCGGGATGGAACGTTACTGGCCCGCTATCCTCATGTCGACGATATGATCGGGCGTAATTTCGGAACCGGCATGGTCCATCAAAAAATTCTATCGAAGACCGATCATGGGACGTTGCGTCTGACCAGCCCCATTGACGGCCTTGAGCGTCTGGCCGCGGCTCGCGCCCTGGGCAAGTTTCCGATTTCCATCATTGCGACGACAACCGTAGCGGCAGCTTTGGCCGATTGGCAGCAGCAGACCAGGTTCCTGATCGGGGTTGCGGCCCTGTCCGTGCTGATCATCGTCGCGATGCTGTTTCTTATCGTTCGAAAGCTGTTGCAGCAGCATCGGTTTGAAAAGCAGCGCCTCGACACCGCGCTCAACAACATGACGCAAGGACTGCTGCTGTTCGACTCGTCGCAGCGGTTGGTGGTCTGCAACCAGCGCTATGTCGAGATGTTCGGCGTATCCACCGATGTGGTGAAGCCGGGCTGCACCATTTACCAGCTGCTGTACCACCGCAAGGCCATTGGATCGTTCAAGGGCGACGTCGAGGAGTATTGCGGAACTCTCGTGCGGAAAATGGCGCAAGGAGAAGTATTTCAGGCAATCCTGGAGTCGCCAGACGGGTGCTCGATCCAGGTGTTGTACCGACCGCTCCCGGATGGCGGATGGGTGGCGACATTGGAGGATATCACCGAGCGCAGGAACACCGAGGAGCGCATCAGGCATCTCGCGCACTACGACGCGTTGACCGATCTGCCCAACCGCGTGCTGTTCCACGAACGGCTCAAACACGAACTCGCGCGGATCCGGCAAGGCGAGCAACTGGCGGTGCTCTATATCGACATCGACGAATTCAAAAGCGTCAACGATACGCTCGGACACCTGATCGGCGACGAACTCCTGAGATCCGTCGCCGTGAGCCTTGTCAATTGTATCACGGCGTCCGATTTCGTCGTCCGGCTGGGCGGCGATGAATTCGCCATCGTGCTGACCGCGGTCAAAAGCCGCCAGGATGTCGCCGACCTCGTGACACAAATCTACCGGGCCATCCGCGAGCCTTATGAATGTCTCGGCCACCAGGTCACGACCGACGCCAGCATCGGCGTTGCGCTGGCGCCGCAGCATGGCGGCGAACTCGATCAGCTTCTGAAGAATGCGGACCTCGCGATGTATGCCGCCAAGGCCGCCGGCCGCCGAACCTATCGCTTCTTCGAACCGGAGATGGACGCGCGCGTGAAGGCGCGCCGTGAACTGGAGATGGATCTGCGACAGGCACTCGCCGACGGCGGGTTGGAAGTGCACTACCAGCCCTGCGTCAGCCTGCGCGACAACAAGATCACCGGCTGCGAAGCTTTGCTGCGCTGGCGGCATCCCGAGCGCGGCATGATCCCGCCATCCGAGTTCATCCCCGTTGCGGAAGAGACGGGCCTGATCAATCAGCTTGGCGAATGGGTGCTGACAACCGCGTGTGTGGAGGCCGCGACATGGCCTGACGACATCAAAGTGGCGGTCAACGTTTCGCCGGTCCAGTTCAAGCACGATACCTTTGCGCTTAAGGTCGTCGCGGCTCTTGCGACGTCCGGACTCTCGGCCAGCAGGCTGGAGCTGGAGATTACAGAAGCTGTTCTCATTCGCGACGACGAAACGGCGCTTGCGATCCTGCATCAGCTTCGGGCGGCGGGCATACGGATTGCACTCGACGATTTCGGCACCGGCTATTCTTCGCTGAGCTACCTGCAGCGATTTCCGTTCGACAAGATCAAGATCGACCGCTGCTTCGTCGACGGGATCGTTGAATCTTCATCCATTGTGCGGGCGGTGGTCAACATCGCCGCGGCGCGCAATATCACCACGACGGCGGAAGGCGTGGAAACGGAAGCGCAGCGCGATTTGCTGCGCACGCTCGGCTGTACCGAAATGCAGGGTTATTTGTTCAGTCCGGCAAGGCCGGCCGCCGACCTGATGCGGATGTTCTTCCCGCGCCGTGGCCGTCCCGCGGCGGTTCAGGCCGGCCCCCGAGAGCCGGTTTCGATGGCGCAGGCGCGCAGGTTCCCCGTCTAA
- a CDS encoding OpgC domain-containing protein produces MDTRAILATHGRDVRLDLFRGIANWFIFLDHIPNDVVNWITIRNYGFSGAADLFIFISGYTASIVYGRMMLERGYLVGATRLFKRAWQLYAAYIVLFVIYISAIAYVAARYAVSDIIYEFNVTGLVEHPIHALAYGLFLVSKPLNLDVLQLYVVLMAFFPPVLWAMLHKPDLTLAGSVALYFAARASEWNLPAFPDGSWNLNPFCWQLLFVFGAWFALGGADKCRAVLRLPVLPYFGIAYLVFALVMTMAGRFPEFGKMFPTWLFDAFNPNDRTNLAPYRVLHFIVIAFFVTRHVSKDWRRLEWPIFKPVITCGQQSLAVFCTGVLLSFVGHFALMIGSGSLTAQIFVSAAGVSIMTLVAYYISWSKRQDDPLRIASVDAPV; encoded by the coding sequence ATGGACACCAGAGCTATTCTCGCAACGCATGGGCGCGATGTCCGGCTTGATCTGTTTCGCGGAATTGCGAACTGGTTTATCTTTCTGGATCACATCCCCAATGATGTTGTGAACTGGATCACGATCAGAAATTACGGATTCAGCGGCGCCGCGGATCTGTTCATATTCATTTCCGGCTATACCGCGTCGATCGTCTACGGAAGAATGATGCTGGAACGCGGTTACCTTGTCGGAGCAACCCGGCTCTTCAAGCGTGCATGGCAGCTCTACGCCGCCTACATCGTTCTGTTCGTGATCTACATCTCAGCGATCGCCTATGTCGCGGCACGATATGCTGTTTCCGACATCATCTACGAATTCAATGTTACCGGTCTGGTCGAGCATCCGATCCACGCGCTGGCCTACGGGCTGTTCCTGGTATCCAAGCCGCTCAACCTCGATGTGCTGCAACTGTATGTTGTGTTGATGGCGTTCTTTCCGCCGGTGCTGTGGGCCATGTTACACAAGCCTGACCTGACGCTGGCCGGATCCGTTGCGCTCTATTTCGCCGCGCGTGCGTCCGAATGGAATTTGCCGGCATTTCCCGACGGCAGCTGGAACTTAAACCCGTTTTGCTGGCAACTGCTTTTCGTGTTCGGCGCATGGTTCGCGCTCGGCGGGGCCGACAAATGCCGCGCGGTTCTCAGGTTGCCGGTCCTGCCTTATTTCGGAATCGCCTACCTGGTTTTTGCTCTCGTCATGACGATGGCGGGGCGTTTCCCGGAGTTCGGAAAAATGTTCCCGACATGGCTGTTCGACGCGTTCAATCCCAACGACAGGACAAATCTCGCCCCGTATCGGGTTTTGCATTTCATCGTCATCGCATTCTTTGTGACGCGACATGTATCGAAGGACTGGCGTAGGCTGGAATGGCCGATCTTCAAGCCGGTCATCACATGCGGCCAGCAATCGCTCGCCGTATTTTGCACCGGGGTCTTACTCTCGTTTGTCGGCCATTTTGCCTTGATGATAGGTTCGGGCTCCCTGACTGCTCAGATTTTCGTGAGCGCGGCGGGCGTCTCCATCATGACCCTCGTCGCCTACTATATCTCATGGTCCAAGCGACAGGATGACCCGCTTCGCATCGCCTCCGTTGACGCTCCTGTATGA
- a CDS encoding adenylate/guanylate cyclase domain-containing protein: MARFSRQRLTEFIRGIGVRQIRLVCGMVLFAYLISHFLNHALGNISLDALATGIYYHTAFWQFLPVAIVFYAAALVHAGLGIWALYQRRQFRWKAIEPLQLVLGLSIPALIIAHITGVRLGEALYGQEKLYPQVFYAYWVVWPYKMWLMFAVLTIAWIHGSIGLYFWLRMKTFYKRAAPFLLAAAVLVPTLALLGLYQGGRSVVADSDSAEWKADNLSPHQVGTPAEQDTLENIVDYFLIFYLGLIGFVFLARGVRALHERRGGMITLSYGNGRTVRVPKGLSVLEASLRYNVPHASVCGGRARCSTCRIRVIGDCASLPMPSQREAFVLNRVGATDPSIRLACQLRPETDLSFFQLFTPHAMSANAHASHPHRIGQERYLVSMFVDMRGSTRLAEHRLPFDTVFIVNRFLGAVSQAVIECGGQPNQFVGDGQLALFGLATNPQTACRQALRAVAMIAVNVEELNQFLRHDLHEPIRFGIGIHGGEVIIGDIGYRDHMVFTALGDAVNVAARLQDMTKSLACEAIFSEEIRMTAGLAAADALPEHEVAIRGRTDVMIVRSVADAKTLSALVGDVDVVAA; encoded by the coding sequence ATGGCCCGATTTTCTCGGCAGCGGCTGACGGAATTCATCCGCGGCATTGGTGTCCGGCAGATCCGGCTCGTCTGCGGAATGGTGCTGTTTGCCTATCTGATCAGCCATTTTCTCAACCATGCGCTCGGCAACATCTCGTTGGATGCCCTTGCCACCGGCATCTACTACCATACGGCGTTCTGGCAATTTCTCCCCGTGGCGATCGTGTTTTATGCCGCGGCATTGGTCCACGCCGGTCTCGGGATCTGGGCACTCTACCAGCGCCGGCAATTTCGCTGGAAGGCGATCGAGCCGCTTCAACTGGTGCTCGGCCTGAGCATTCCGGCGCTGATCATTGCCCACATTACCGGCGTGCGGCTAGGCGAGGCGCTTTACGGGCAGGAAAAGCTCTATCCGCAGGTGTTTTATGCGTACTGGGTCGTATGGCCCTACAAAATGTGGCTGATGTTCGCGGTGCTGACCATCGCCTGGATCCACGGCAGCATCGGCCTTTATTTCTGGCTGCGGATGAAGACGTTCTACAAACGCGCGGCACCGTTTCTGCTGGCGGCAGCGGTGCTGGTTCCGACGCTGGCCCTGCTCGGTCTCTATCAGGGCGGACGCAGCGTTGTTGCCGACAGCGATAGCGCCGAGTGGAAGGCGGACAATCTTTCGCCGCATCAGGTCGGCACGCCGGCCGAGCAGGACACGCTGGAAAACATCGTGGATTATTTCCTGATCTTCTATCTCGGCCTGATCGGATTTGTCTTTCTGGCCAGGGGCGTGCGCGCCCTGCACGAGCGCCGCGGCGGCATGATCACCCTGTCCTACGGCAATGGCCGAACGGTTCGCGTACCGAAGGGCCTCAGCGTGCTTGAGGCAAGCCTGCGCTATAATGTCCCGCATGCCAGCGTGTGCGGCGGCCGCGCACGCTGCTCCACCTGCCGCATTCGCGTGATCGGGGATTGTGCCTCGCTGCCAATGCCGTCCCAGCGCGAGGCATTCGTGCTCAACCGGGTTGGTGCGACCGACCCGTCGATCCGCCTTGCCTGCCAGCTCAGGCCCGAGACCGACCTCTCCTTTTTCCAGCTCTTCACGCCGCACGCGATGTCGGCAAACGCGCACGCGTCGCATCCGCACCGCATCGGCCAGGAGCGCTATCTGGTCAGCATGTTCGTGGACATGCGTGGATCGACCAGGCTCGCCGAACATCGGCTGCCGTTCGATACCGTATTCATCGTCAATCGCTTCCTGGGCGCGGTGTCGCAGGCCGTGATCGAGTGCGGCGGCCAGCCCAACCAGTTCGTCGGCGACGGACAATTGGCGCTGTTCGGGCTCGCGACCAATCCGCAAACCGCCTGCCGCCAGGCGCTGCGGGCGGTCGCCATGATCGCCGTCAATGTCGAGGAGTTGAACCAATTTCTCAGGCATGACCTGCACGAGCCGATCCGCTTCGGCATCGGCATTCATGGCGGCGAAGTGATCATCGGCGACATCGGCTATCGCGACCACATGGTGTTCACCGCGCTCGGCGACGCCGTCAATGTCGCCGCCAGGCTGCAGGACATGACAAAGAGTCTCGCCTGTGAAGCGATCTTCTCGGAAGAGATTCGCATGACCGCCGGCCTTGCGGCGGCCGATGCTTTGCCCGAGCATGAAGTCGCAATCCGCGGGCGTACAGATGTGATGATTGTACGCTCTGTTGCTGACGCGAAAACGCTGTCCGCGCTGGTCGGCGACGTGGATGTCGTCGCGGCTTGA
- a CDS encoding glycosyltransferase family 39 protein, with product MTALRVVYASVIDLRTDEAYYWTWSKENVLSFLDHPPMIAWFIRFGTAIFGDTNLGVRFAGIVAMLITQLLLADIARRVTHDIRAVVLALLMPEAAVYYGLLMAKVSPDVALIPFAVAMLWALVRLKESDDARWWLAAGVFAGLALLSKFTAVMLVPAVAAFMLVPDWRRRWLSSPYPWLAALIVVALFLPVLIWNAGHDWASFRFQLVRATATHEISLRTVGDFIGLQFGLVGFVLLPVVLSGVALTAWRGYRRLDAVAILLSTAVIVPLGYFFWKSLTLRVGDTWPMFMWPAGFAAAAINVAMLPREGWPAWMVKSTVSWANAAIASGIVTVVVVFLYYVVAPWNFIGQTDPIGGEAGYQQVADRAQAELQKTGATWIATTDYRTYAMLRWYFGDRVPVIQINERGRYLGFHDPGMASIKGHAGLYVAREPDNANPVWASTTAIREPLERVERRWRGTVMDTYALEKLTGWTPELSPPADSPLYRWRVLAGEIEPAWRGNDSGFAVAALMCHQDAQSEQGGF from the coding sequence ATGACAGCCTTGCGGGTGGTCTACGCAAGCGTGATCGATCTGCGGACCGACGAGGCCTATTACTGGACCTGGTCGAAGGAGAACGTGCTCTCCTTCCTCGATCATCCGCCGATGATTGCGTGGTTCATTCGTTTCGGCACCGCCATCTTCGGCGACACCAATTTGGGTGTGCGTTTCGCCGGCATCGTCGCGATGCTGATCACCCAGCTGCTGCTCGCCGATATCGCCCGGCGCGTGACGCACGACATCCGCGCGGTGGTGCTTGCGTTGCTGATGCCGGAGGCCGCTGTCTATTATGGGCTGCTGATGGCCAAGGTCTCGCCCGACGTGGCGCTAATTCCGTTTGCGGTCGCGATGCTGTGGGCGCTGGTCCGGCTCAAGGAAAGCGACGATGCGCGCTGGTGGCTGGCCGCCGGCGTGTTCGCGGGACTGGCGCTGTTGTCGAAATTTACCGCGGTCATGCTGGTTCCGGCGGTAGCGGCCTTCATGCTGGTGCCGGACTGGCGCCGGCGCTGGCTATCCAGCCCATACCCCTGGCTGGCGGCGCTGATCGTGGTCGCGTTGTTTCTTCCGGTCCTGATCTGGAATGCCGGGCACGACTGGGCGTCGTTCCGGTTCCAGTTGGTTCGGGCGACCGCTACCCACGAGATATCGCTTCGCACCGTCGGGGATTTCATCGGCCTGCAGTTTGGGCTGGTCGGATTTGTCCTGCTGCCGGTGGTGTTGTCGGGCGTGGCCTTGACGGCGTGGCGGGGCTATCGCCGGTTGGACGCCGTCGCCATCCTGCTGTCGACCGCCGTCATCGTTCCCCTCGGTTATTTCTTCTGGAAATCGCTGACGCTGCGGGTCGGCGATACCTGGCCGATGTTCATGTGGCCGGCCGGATTTGCCGCCGCCGCCATTAACGTCGCAATGTTGCCGCGCGAGGGCTGGCCGGCATGGATGGTCAAATCGACGGTTTCGTGGGCCAACGCGGCGATTGCTTCCGGGATCGTCACGGTCGTCGTGGTGTTTCTCTATTATGTCGTCGCGCCCTGGAATTTCATCGGCCAGACCGATCCGATCGGCGGCGAGGCGGGCTACCAGCAGGTGGCCGACCGGGCGCAGGCCGAATTGCAGAAAACCGGCGCGACCTGGATCGCCACCACGGACTACCGGACCTACGCCATGCTGCGCTGGTATTTTGGCGATCGCGTGCCGGTGATCCAGATCAACGAGCGCGGGCGGTATCTCGGTTTTCACGATCCCGGCATGGCTTCAATCAAAGGTCATGCCGGCCTCTACGTCGCGCGGGAGCCGGACAATGCCAATCCGGTGTGGGCTTCCACCACGGCGATCAGGGAGCCGCTCGAACGGGTCGAACGTCGCTGGCGCGGCACCGTGATGGACACTTATGCGCTGGAAAAGCTGACCGGCTGGACCCCTGAGCTTTCGCCGCCGGCGGATTCGCCGCTGTACCGCTGGCGCGTGCTGGCGGGCGAGATTGAGCCGGCCTGGCGTGGCAATGACAGCGGCTTTGCGGTTGCGGCCTTGATGTGCCATCAGGACGCCCAATCGGAGCAGGGAGGATTCTAG
- a CDS encoding Bug family tripartite tricarboxylate transporter substrate binding protein has product MLFRTATLVALSLWPCALPASAGNYPDHAIKMIVPFAAGGGTDVLARIIAQNLNSKWGQPVVVENQPGASGALGTRYAMKAVPDGYTLLMASTGALMAVSAGADGDGPFDVNKYLSPIVVAAAPPYLLVASPTLPVNSTADLIKYAKQKPDGLTFGSSGVGAASHLSGLLFASETGIKMLHIPYKGTGPAVTDLLGGRIDMMFAPGPVVQQLVASGQLKALGVTDTKRSKFYPDVPPVADAVPGYESVGWFGLLAPPHTPPEIVKQLNEVIVAAMQTQEFRDHLATLGAEPKPQTPEEFGRYINADVAKWSKLVKDNDVQLPGGK; this is encoded by the coding sequence ATGTTGTTTCGGACGGCTACATTGGTGGCGCTGTCGCTTTGGCCGTGCGCCCTGCCGGCGTCGGCGGGCAATTACCCCGACCACGCGATCAAAATGATCGTGCCGTTCGCCGCCGGCGGCGGCACCGACGTGCTGGCGCGCATCATCGCGCAGAACCTCAACAGCAAATGGGGCCAGCCGGTCGTGGTGGAAAATCAGCCGGGCGCCTCGGGTGCGCTCGGCACAAGGTACGCCATGAAGGCTGTGCCCGACGGCTACACCTTGCTGATGGCATCGACCGGCGCGCTGATGGCGGTTTCCGCCGGCGCCGACGGCGACGGTCCGTTCGACGTCAACAAGTACCTGTCTCCGATCGTCGTCGCCGCGGCGCCGCCCTATCTGCTGGTTGCCAGCCCGACGCTGCCGGTCAACTCGACCGCCGATCTGATCAAATACGCCAAACAAAAGCCTGACGGATTGACGTTCGGCTCCTCCGGCGTTGGTGCTGCGTCGCATCTGTCCGGTCTGCTGTTCGCGAGCGAGACCGGCATCAAGATGCTGCACATTCCCTACAAGGGAACCGGTCCTGCCGTGACCGATCTGCTCGGCGGCCGCATCGACATGATGTTCGCGCCGGGTCCGGTGGTGCAGCAACTCGTGGCGTCGGGCCAGTTGAAAGCGCTCGGCGTGACCGACACCAAACGATCCAAATTCTATCCCGACGTCCCGCCGGTCGCCGACGCCGTGCCCGGCTACGAATCGGTGGGCTGGTTCGGGCTGCTGGCGCCGCCGCATACGCCGCCCGAGATCGTCAAACAGCTCAACGAGGTCATCGTCGCGGCGATGCAGACGCAGGAGTTTCGCGACCATCTGGCGACGCTGGGCGCCGAACCGAAGCCGCAAACGCCGGAAGAATTCGGCCGCTACATCAATGCCGACGTCGCCAAATGGAGCAAGCTTGTGAAAGACAACGACGTGCAATTACCGGGAGGAAAGTGA
- a CDS encoding fumarylacetoacetate hydrolase family protein codes for MRLASFVDPQAGYEARFGIVRGDDIVDVVAAANALQRPVPATSVKIALTSGPQTIAALQELAGSAERAKLLRPLAGLKFLPPIPDPSKFFCVGKNNRKHREELAANKMLTEVPNEPTGFIKLNSTMSGDGDEVVKPEDITTLDYEPELCYVVGKRAHGVKKADAMDYICGFTLTNDVSAREIQKREVASGSRFWTAKNMPGFAPVGPFVLTMDEVADTDNLWVTCDVNGKQRLRSNTGDYLYKIADVLEHFSRYVVFEPGDLIAMGAPSGVAVGQPNAAELYLQPGDDMVIAFEGLMSLRTRIVGPR; via the coding sequence ATGCGTTTGGCATCTTTTGTCGATCCGCAAGCAGGCTATGAGGCGCGTTTCGGCATCGTCCGCGGCGATGACATCGTCGACGTCGTAGCCGCTGCGAATGCGCTGCAGCGGCCGGTTCCGGCGACGTCGGTCAAGATCGCGCTCACGAGCGGCCCACAGACCATCGCGGCGCTGCAAGAACTCGCGGGTTCAGCCGAACGCGCGAAACTGCTTCGCCCGCTTGCCGGTCTGAAATTCCTGCCGCCCATTCCCGATCCGTCAAAGTTCTTCTGCGTCGGCAAGAACAACAGGAAACATCGCGAGGAACTCGCCGCCAACAAGATGCTGACCGAAGTCCCGAACGAGCCAACCGGGTTCATCAAACTGAACTCCACGATGTCCGGTGATGGCGACGAGGTCGTCAAGCCTGAGGACATCACCACGCTCGATTACGAGCCGGAGCTTTGCTACGTCGTCGGCAAGCGCGCCCATGGCGTCAAGAAGGCCGACGCGATGGATTACATCTGCGGCTTCACGTTGACAAACGATGTCAGCGCGCGCGAAATCCAGAAGCGCGAGGTCGCCTCCGGCAGCCGGTTCTGGACCGCGAAGAACATGCCGGGCTTTGCGCCGGTCGGTCCGTTCGTTCTCACCATGGATGAAGTCGCCGACACCGATAATCTCTGGGTCACCTGCGATGTCAACGGGAAGCAACGTCTGCGTTCTAACACCGGCGACTACCTCTACAAGATCGCCGACGTGCTGGAGCACTTTTCCCGCTACGTCGTGTTCGAGCCCGGCGATCTGATCGCGATGGGTGCGCCGAGCGGCGTCGCGGTCGGACAACCCAACGCCGCCGAGCTTTATTTGCAGCCCGGCGACGACATGGTGATTGCGTTCGAGGGCCTGATGTCGCTGCGAACCAGGATCGTCGGGCCGCGATAG
- a CDS encoding YcjF family protein — protein sequence MSERPHPRRPATFRLDDPGVIVIDPDDASRPPRGTVRVAPETDPALLPVPVEMPVLAARRGFRWGAVFWAATAGLVVLGAGLGVTHLIEDLFARSESLGFLGLAFAFIALLAFAVVVAREALGLARLATIEKLHRRAAAVLVSDDRADSRSIVADLLKLAHQNPQLARARATLQGHADDIIDGADLIRLAERELMTPLDQEARRLVSVAAQRVSIVTAVSPRALVDVLFVFAASLRLIRQLARLYGGRPGALGMIRLMRHVIAHVAITGGMAASDSLVQQVLGHGIAAKLSQRLGEGILNGLLTARLGLAAIDVTRPLPFTALPRPALGDLAKDLLRKRDGEE from the coding sequence ATGAGCGAGCGACCCCACCCTCGGCGGCCGGCGACCTTCAGGCTCGACGATCCCGGCGTAATCGTGATCGATCCGGACGATGCAAGCCGCCCGCCCCGCGGCACGGTCCGCGTCGCGCCGGAAACTGACCCCGCGCTGCTGCCGGTGCCGGTCGAGATGCCTGTCCTCGCCGCGCGACGCGGTTTTCGCTGGGGCGCGGTGTTCTGGGCCGCGACCGCCGGACTGGTCGTGCTCGGTGCCGGGCTTGGCGTGACCCATCTGATCGAGGATCTGTTCGCGCGCAGCGAAAGTCTCGGATTCCTCGGACTGGCCTTTGCCTTCATCGCCTTGCTGGCCTTTGCCGTTGTCGTCGCGCGCGAAGCGCTCGGGCTTGCGCGTCTGGCGACGATCGAAAAACTGCATCGGCGCGCAGCCGCGGTGCTCGTGAGCGATGACCGCGCCGACAGCCGGAGCATCGTGGCCGACCTTCTGAAGCTCGCGCACCAGAACCCGCAACTGGCGCGGGCGCGCGCCACGCTGCAGGGCCATGCCGACGACATCATCGACGGCGCCGACCTGATCCGCCTCGCCGAGCGCGAGCTGATGACGCCGCTCGATCAGGAGGCGCGACGGCTGGTGTCGGTGGCGGCGCAGCGCGTCTCGATCGTCACCGCCGTCAGTCCGCGCGCTTTGGTCGACGTGCTCTTCGTATTCGCGGCATCGCTGCGCCTGATCCGCCAACTGGCGCGGCTGTATGGCGGAAGGCCGGGAGCGCTGGGCATGATCCGGCTGATGCGCCACGTCATCGCCCATGTCGCGATCACCGGCGGCATGGCAGCGAGCGACAGCCTGGTGCAGCAGGTGCTCGGCCACGGCATCGCGGCAAAACTGTCGCAGCGGCTCGGCGAAGGAATCCTCAACGGCCTGCTCACTGCGCGGCTCGGACTCGCGGCCATCGACGTCACGCGCCCGCTGCCGTTCACCGCCCTGCCGCGGCCGGCGCTCGGCGATCTCGCAAAAGACTTGCTGCGCAAGCGGGATGGCGAGGAGTGA